In Buchnera aphidicola (Aphis aurantii), one DNA window encodes the following:
- the atpG gene encoding F0F1 ATP synthase subunit gamma, producing the protein MGIKDIQNQITSVTSTKKITKAMEMVAISKMRKTEERMRLGRPYCEIIKKVIQHILKGNLEYQHSYLENREIKKVGMIIISTDRGLCGSLNTNLFKQVLLKIKAFMHINIPCDLILFGLKSLSVFKLYGSSILAKVTNIGENPDLSKLIGSIQIILEKYQNNKIDKVFIAYNKFHNKMSQYPIVNQLLPLSPEKNILIKEKWDYLYEPESKLILDTLFDRYIESQIYQSILENIASEQAARMVAMKTATDNSGNRIKELQLIYNKVRQANITQELNEIIAGASAVSVD; encoded by the coding sequence TTCAAAATCAAATAACTAGTGTTACAAGCACTAAAAAAATTACTAAAGCCATGGAAATGGTAGCTATTTCTAAAATGCGAAAAACAGAAGAACGAATGCGTTTAGGTAGGCCTTATTGTGAAATAATTAAAAAAGTTATTCAGCATATCCTTAAAGGTAATTTAGAATATCAACATAGTTATTTAGAAAATCGAGAAATTAAAAAAGTTGGTATGATTATTATTTCAACTGATCGTGGTTTATGTGGAAGTTTAAATACTAATCTTTTTAAACAAGTACTATTAAAAATTAAAGCATTTATGCACATAAATATTCCTTGTGATTTAATATTATTTGGTTTAAAAAGTTTATCTGTATTTAAATTGTATGGAAGTTCTATCCTTGCTAAGGTAACCAATATAGGAGAGAACCCAGATTTATCAAAATTAATTGGATCTATACAAATTATTCTAGAAAAATATCAAAATAATAAAATTGACAAAGTATTTATTGCTTATAATAAATTTCATAATAAAATGTCTCAGTATCCTATAGTTAATCAACTTCTGCCTTTATCTCCTGAAAAAAATATATTAATCAAAGAAAAATGGGACTATTTATACGAGCCGGAATCAAAATTAATTTTAGATACGTTATTTGATCGTTATATTGAATCTCAAATTTATCAAAGTATTTTAGAGAATATTGCAAGTGAACAAGCTGCTCGTATGGTTGCTATGAAAACCGCAACAGATAATAGTGGAAATCGCATTAAAGAACTTCAGTTGATTTATAATAAGGTTCGTCAAGCGAATATTACTCAAGAATTAAACGAAATTATTGCTGGAGCATCGGCAGTATCAGTAGATTAA
- the atpD gene encoding F0F1 ATP synthase subunit beta: protein MAAGKIIQIIGAVVDVEFNQSAVPKIYNALEVKNEKLKLILEVQQQLGSGVVRTIAMGSTNGLKRGLTVVDLGHYIKIPVGQATLGRIMNVLGHTIDNKGPLKNMDNSQIEHWEIHRSPPNYQEQDTSQEILETGIKVIDLICPFSKGGKVGLFGGAGVGKTVNMMELIRNIAIEHSGYSVFTGVGERTREGNDFYYEMKESKVLDKVSLVYGQMNEPPGNRLRVAFTGLTIAEKFRDEGKNVLLFIDNIYRYTLAGTEVSALLGRMPSAVGYQPTLSEEMGLLQERITSTKKGSITSVQAVYVPADDLTDPSPATTFAHLDSTVTLSRQIASLGIYPAIDPLNSTSRQLDPYIIGDEHYNTARGVQSILQRYQELKDIIAILGMDELSEEDKKLVSRARKIQRFLSQPFFVAEVFTGIPGKYVPLKDNIRAFKGIIEGEFDDLPEQSFYMVGSIEEVKKKSKKL from the coding sequence ATAGCTGCTGGAAAAATTATTCAAATTATTGGCGCCGTAGTAGATGTAGAATTTAATCAAAGTGCGGTGCCAAAAATATACAATGCTTTGGAAGTGAAAAATGAGAAATTAAAACTAATTTTAGAAGTTCAACAACAATTAGGTTCTGGTGTTGTAAGAACAATTGCCATGGGATCTACAAATGGTTTGAAAAGAGGTTTAACTGTAGTTGATCTCGGGCATTATATTAAAATACCTGTAGGACAGGCTACGTTAGGTCGAATAATGAATGTTTTAGGTCATACTATAGATAACAAAGGTCCTTTAAAAAATATGGATAATTCTCAAATAGAACATTGGGAAATTCATAGGTCTCCTCCTAATTATCAAGAGCAAGATACTTCTCAAGAGATTTTAGAAACAGGTATCAAAGTTATTGATTTAATTTGTCCGTTTTCAAAGGGTGGAAAAGTTGGTTTATTTGGGGGAGCGGGTGTAGGAAAAACCGTAAATATGATGGAATTAATTAGAAATATTGCAATAGAACATTCTGGTTATTCGGTTTTTACTGGAGTTGGCGAACGAACTCGGGAAGGAAATGATTTTTATTATGAAATGAAAGAGTCTAAAGTATTAGATAAAGTATCTTTAGTATATGGTCAAATGAATGAACCTCCAGGAAATCGATTACGTGTTGCTTTTACAGGATTAACAATTGCAGAAAAATTTCGTGATGAAGGAAAAAATGTTTTGTTATTTATTGATAATATATATCGTTATACTTTAGCTGGAACTGAAGTTTCTGCATTATTGGGGAGAATGCCATCTGCTGTAGGATATCAACCTACATTATCCGAAGAAATGGGTTTATTGCAAGAACGAATTACTTCTACAAAAAAAGGATCAATCACTTCTGTTCAAGCTGTTTATGTGCCTGCAGATGATCTAACAGATCCATCTCCTGCTACGACGTTTGCACATTTAGATTCTACAGTAACATTAAGTCGTCAAATTGCATCTTTAGGTATTTATCCAGCTATTGATCCTCTAAATTCTACAAGTCGACAATTAGATCCTTATATTATTGGAGATGAACATTACAATACAGCGCGTGGAGTGCAGTCAATACTACAAAGATATCAGGAGTTAAAAGATATTATTGCAATATTAGGGATGGATGAACTTTCAGAAGAAGATAAAAAATTAGTTTCCAGGGCACGTAAAATACAAAGGTTTTTATCACAACCATTTTTTGTAGCAGAAGTATTTACTGGTATTCCAGGAAAATATGTGCCTTTAAAAGATAATATTCGAGCTTTTAAAGGAATAATAGAAGGTGAATTTGATGATTTACCAGAGCAATCATTTTATATGGTTGGTTCAATTGAAGAAGTGAAAAAAAAATCAAAAAAATTATAA
- a CDS encoding F0F1 ATP synthase subunit epsilon codes for MDFYLDIVSVEKRIFSGLVKKIRVSGSEGEMGVYPGHSQLLSIIKPGIIYIFHQDQTEEYLYISGGILEIQPSIISILADIAIRGSDLDRKRILEAKKQAEEYFKNQDNTMKKDDLLIQISKEIAKLRVLEMMDKFK; via the coding sequence ATGGATTTTTATTTAGATATTGTTAGTGTTGAAAAACGTATATTTTCTGGATTAGTTAAGAAAATACGAGTGTCTGGTAGTGAAGGAGAAATGGGTGTATATCCCGGTCATTCTCAATTATTAAGTATTATTAAACCGGGAATAATATATATATTTCATCAAGATCAAACAGAAGAGTATCTTTATATATCAGGAGGAATTTTAGAAATTCAACCTTCTATTATTTCTATTTTAGCAGATATTGCTATTCGCGGTTCAGATTTAGATCGAAAACGTATTTTGGAAGCAAAAAAACAAGCTGAAGAATATTTTAAAAATCAAGACAACACAATGAAAAAAGATGATCTTTTAATTCAAATTTCTAAAGAAATTGCAAAACTTCGTGTTCTTGAAATGATGGATAAATTCAAATAA